A single genomic interval of Melitaea cinxia chromosome 18, ilMelCinx1.1, whole genome shotgun sequence harbors:
- the LOC123662427 gene encoding putative leucine-rich repeat-containing protein DDB_G0290503 has protein sequence MEIGNIGKVANRKRMNVEVEQLREKVSRETTKIIKLKVAQDTAYWDLKEKLQQVEGNHERLQQNMVEVQMQHETISGQYQDELRLRPDTLNKLTSTREICEVLEDYSERLKETLSRCKADQAVLCEAYQKSGQLVREIQVKKVQEDEKNRQVINGLEDKVKMTSEHQKQLLHLLNSSKQQADFDIANLRQKLETIQQQKDDLVESVNELNRKLDLCNFNIEKKDETISNLQRDMKQLIQEFNAQSSEAKNTLMKQENELKEALEANSSLKRSLAHQEQFTQSVCEQKNNLQEKIAVLEEDQQNSRNELEGLRAKLEEATAAFENQKKDIATLINEKELLLNDIKDKEQIEKLNEQVQQINNEKDEIKSELDKNVEESKMKSVRIGELRNNIEALEKNIEEIENTHKTFKIKSEEKIKELSDIIEARDKELDSKASSITQLMSELKTSTDIRSKLETTLQKVRKEIDIERDGVKEKERKMNAKIEQLEAVIRDKEDELSKQMSIILEMRNEKERLQDKIQGMQNMIDNIQKELTGRSASAPRLQPEQDDNAVMLTPGPKKSQPPSSPIIQNSQFAVPRKDPKLDSMFFNLFSDSSMEGDTLDASEVNRRFAAMSRGERVSPMTLGSLKRRSGVPIHPANKVKPSQDCDAISLSQVKNDMKNKERTFFKNKRGDNKNKKIK, from the exons ATGGAGATTGGAAATATAGGCAAAGTTGCAAACAGAAAAAGAATGAATGTAGAGGTAGAACAACTTCGCGAAAAAGTTTCCAGAGAAACTAcgaagattataaaattaaag gtaGCTCAAGATACGGCATACTGGGACTTAAAAGAGAAGTTGCAACAAGTTGAAGGCAACCATGAGCGGTTGCAACAGAATATGGTCGAAGTCCAGATGCAGCACGAGACCATTTCCGGGCAGTACCAGGACGAACTCAGACTTCGCCCCGACACTCTGAACAA GTTGACCAGTACTCGAGAGATTTGCGAAGTCTTGGAAGATTACAGTGAGCGTCTGAAAGAGACGTTATCGCGTTGCAAGGCTGACCAAGCGGTTCTTTGTGAAGCTTACCAGAAGTCTGGTCAACTTGTTCGGGAAATACAGGTGAAAAAAGTCCAGGAGGATGAAAAAAATCGTCAGGTTATTAACGGACTTGAGGATAAAG TAAAAATGACAAGCGAACATCAGAAGCAGTTGCTACACCTGTTGAATTCGTCTAAACAACAGGCGGACTTCGACATTGCCAATCTCAGGCAGAAATTGGAAACAATCCAACAGCAAAAGGACGATCTCGTGGAGAGTGTCAACGAGTTAAACAGGAAGCTGGATTTGTGCAACTTCAATATTGAAAAG aaggATGAAACAATTTCGAACCTACAAAGGGATATGAAGCAGCTGATACAAGAGTTCAATGCCCAGAGTTCGGAAGCAAAGAACACTCTCATGAAGCAGGAAAATGA ACTTAAAGAAGCACTAGAAGCCAATTCCTCTCTGAAGCGCTCCTTGGCCCATCAGGAACAGTTCACTCAGAGCGTCTGCGAGCAAAAGAATAACTTACAAGAGAAAATCGCGGTCCTCGAAGAGGACCAACAGAACTCCCGAAATGAGCTGGAGGGACTCAGAGCTAAGCTTGAG GAAGCTACAGCTGCATTTGAGAATCAAAAGAAAGACATCGCTACATTGATTAACGAGAAGGAGCTCTTATTGAATGATATCAAAGACAAAGAACAG ATTGAAAAACTAAATGAACAAGTACAACAAATTAATAACGAGAAAGATGAAATAAAATCTGAACTCGATAAAAATGTCGAAGAGTCTAAAATGAAATCGGTCCGCATCGGGGAACTTAGGAATAATATTGAAGCTTTAGAAAAGAATATTGAAGAAATTGAAAACACTCACAAGACATTCAA AATAAAATCAGAAGAGAAAATCAAAGAACTCTCAGATATAATCGAAGCCAGAGATAAAGAGTTAGACTCCAAAGCGTCGTCTATCACACAACTGATGTCGGAGCTAAAGACCAGTACAGACATCAGGTCGAAGTTGGAGACCACCTTGCAGAAGGTCAGGAAAGAGATTGATATAGAAAGAGATGGAGTAAAGGAAAAGGAGAGGAAGATGAATGCCAAGATCGAGCAGCTAGAAGCTGTTATTAGG GATAAGGAAGACGAACTATCGAAGCAAATGTCCATAATATTGGAGATGAGAAATGAAAAG GAGCGTCTTCAGGACAAGATCCAGGGTATGCAGAATATGATAGACAACATCCAGAAGGAGCTTACGGGGCGTTCAGCGTCTGCGCCTCGTCTTCAGCCAGAACAAGATGATAACGCAGTCATGCTCACTCCTGGGCCTAAG AAGAGCCAGCCTCCGAGTTCGCCAATTATCCAAAACTCACAGTTTGCGGTTCCACGAAAGGACCCCAAGTTGGATTCCATGTTCTTCAACTTGTTTAGTGACAGCAGCATGGAAGGAGACACACTTGAC GCATCGGAAGTGAACCGTCGCTTCGCGGCGATGTCCCGCGGCGAGCGCGTATCCCCGATGACACTGGGGTCGCTGAAGCGCCGTAGTGGCGTCCCTATTCACCCTGCAAACAAGGTCAAGCCCTCGCAGGACTGTGAC GCGATATCCCTTTCACAAGTTAAGAACGATATGAAAAATAAGGAGCGAACTTTCTTCAAGAACAAGAGAGGGGATAATAAGAACAAGAAGATTAAATAA
- the LOC123661992 gene encoding ATP synthase-coupling factor 6, mitochondrial: MLSSSLLSGLRTARTSVMVTRNLAAAQKVTDPIQQLFLDKIREYKQKSAGGKLVNPSPAIEKELKTELEKLEHRFGGGPGVDMTSFPTFNFQEPNIDPIDDQAAKK; this comes from the exons ATGCTCAGCTCATCTCTACTCAGTGGCCTGCGAACGGCTCGCACTTCTGTGATGGTTACGAGGAACTTAGCAGCAGCACAAAAGGTTACAGACCCTATTCAGCAACTCTTCCTCGATAAAATCAGAGAATACAAACAGAAGAGTgc TGGTGGTAAATTAGTTAATCCCAGTCCAGCGATAGAGAAGGAATTGAAAACTGAGCTGGAAAAGCTTGAGCATCGGTTCGGAGGCGGCCCAGGAGTAGACATGACATCGTTCCCAACCTTCAACTTCCAGGAACCCAACATCGACCCCATCGATGATCAAGCTGCAAAAAAGTGA
- the LOC123662429 gene encoding uncharacterized protein LOC123662429, translated as MVDCTNNNKKSENRGEDIEEWSDDMCLRIALEDSFPIKVKELSVQKDIINRFLNFYLSGKVQKGLSAKDIIFAVISIMPCTNESEKLIWDNHHYSEDGTLFFLTPECQLRNEIKSVLMKRETNFTEDKLKNQEVHNEQINLTKVFVRELITNDSRCETNDIDVSLDKMDEKVVPDKTSKDFTDDPKFQTNDVGNLLNTDETDENVQSLPLVKLIWFRKKPLYKAKMNTQTIKYDPVNNAAFCTSCNKLLDKWDTNTDARIDLKYFFGIVALSLMRSIVKSYEHVMQMFMSTFPDRFAHTRKFIIYSPPCAMCVRKTFKTFRKIDRKIQIMFAKLVINSSTKKHEKFYPPRMNIFDATILAPSSNYGMELINMIQEVACLSGSNSLKFEAFRLEETAVSWNRIDKFLKKYLYESTYQSTCFWARVIDTEQFKYLTCENNYELAVVIASFIVSRTCNNAIWNSRWVKSGTNLDKYKQLGHKIHEDYPKIFF; from the coding sequence ATGGTTGATTGCACgaacaataataaaaagagTGAGAACCGTGGCGAGGATATCGAGGAATGGAGTGACGACATGTGTTTACGTATAGCTCTTGAGGATAGTTTTCCCATTAAAGTCAAGGAGCTATCGGTCCAgaaagatattataaataggtTTCTCAATTTTTACTTATCTGGGAAAGTACAAAAGGGTCTAAGTGCTAAAGATATTATTTTCGCGGTAATTTCAATCATGCCTTGTACTAACGAATCAGAAAAATTAATTTGGGATAACCATCACTATAGTGAAGATGGTACCTTATTCTTTTTGACTCCTGAATGTCAATTAaggaatgaaataaaaagtgTTTTAATGAAACGTGAGACAAATTTCACTGAGGACAAATTAAAAAACCAGGAGGTGCATAATGAGCAGATTAATCTAACAAAAGTATTTGTTCGTGAACTAATTACCAATGATTCACGATGTGAAACAAATGATATTGACGTTTCACTAGATAAAATGGACGAAAAAGTTGTACCCGATAAAACTTCAAAAGATTTTACCGATGATCCAAAGTTCCAAACTAATGATGTTGGTAATCTATTAAATACTGATGAAACGGATGAAAATGTTCAATCACTACcacttgtaaaattaatttggttCAGAAAAAAACCTTTGTATAAAGCAAAAATGAATACTCAGACCATAAAGTATGACCCTGTGAACAATGCAGCTTTTTGCACATCTTGTAACAAACTGCTTGATAAATGGGACACAAATACGGATGCTCGAATagacttaaaatacttttttgggATTGTCGCATTAAGTCTTATGCGAAGTATCGTAAAATCATACGAACATGTTATGCAAATGTTCATGAGTACATTTCCAGATAGATTCGCACATAccagaaaatttattatttattcacctCCTTGTGCCATGTGCGttagaaaaacttttaaaacgttTAGAAAAATAGATcgtaaaattcaaattatgttTGCTAAATTAGTTATTAACTCGAGTacaaaaaaacatgaaaaatttTACCCTCCTCGAATGAACATATTCGATGCAACTATATTGGCGCCTTCATCAAATTATGGaatggaattaataaatatgatacaAGAAGTGGCTTGCCTGTCTGGATCGAATTCATTGAAATTCGAAGCATTTCGCTTAGAAGAAACAGCAGTTTCTTGGAATAGAATagataaattcttaaaaaaatatttgtacgagtCTACATACCAATCGACTTGTTTCTGGGCGCGAGTCATTGATACAGAACAATTCAAATATCTGACTTGCGAAAACAATTACGAATTAGCAGTTGTAATAGCTAGTTTTATCGTAAGTAGAACTTGTAATAATGCTATATGGAATTCTCGTTGGGTTAAGAGTGGAACTAATTTGGATAAATATAAGCAACTTGGTCATAAAATCCACGAAGATTATCCAAAGATTTTTTTCTAA